The following proteins come from a genomic window of Syngnathus acus chromosome 15, fSynAcu1.2, whole genome shotgun sequence:
- the cxcl12a gene encoding chemokine (C-X-C motif) ligand 12a (stromal cell-derived factor 1) — MDVKLIAVVAVLTLLAHVPLSQAKPISLVERCYCRSTVNSLPRGYIRELRFIHTPNCPFQVIAKLKTNKEVCVNPEIRWLQQYLKNAINKMKKSKQVN; from the exons ATGGACGTGAAGTTAATCGCAGTCGTGGCTGTTCTCACATTGCTGGCACATGTGCCACTTTCGCAAG CCAAGCCTATCAGTCTAGTGGAGAGATGCTACTGTCGTTCAACGGTCAACAGCCTCCCTAGGGGATACATACGAGAACTCCGCTTCATCCATACGCCCAACTGCCCCTTCCAAGTCAT TGCCAAGCTGAAGACAAACaaggaggtgtgtgtgaaCCCCGAAATCCGATGGCTGCAGCAGTACCTGAAGAACGCCATCAACAA GATGAAAAAGTCCAAGCAAGTTAACTAA